From the Carya illinoinensis cultivar Pawnee chromosome 4, C.illinoinensisPawnee_v1, whole genome shotgun sequence genome, one window contains:
- the LOC122306677 gene encoding flavonol synthase/flavanone 3-hydroxylase-like: protein MEVERVQAVASLLSHATQDTIPTEFIRPEKEQPAITTFRGPVPEIPTIDLSDPDEENIVRSVAKASKEWGIFQVVNHGIPTDVISNLQAAGRHFFELPQEEKEVYAKPTSGEGIKEGYGTQLQKDLEGKKSWGDHLFHRIWPTSKLNYQFWPKNPPSYREANEMYAKYVREVADKLFRSLSLGLGLEGHVMKDGAGGEEIEHMMKINYYPPCPRPDLALGVVAHTDFSAITILVPNDVPGLQVLKDERWIDAKYIPNALIIHIGDQIEVLSNGIYKSVLHRSTVDKGKTRMSWPVFLEPPGEFVVGPLPQLVSEENPPKYKAKKFKDYAYCKLNKLPQ, encoded by the exons ATGGAGGTCGAGAGAGTGCAAGCCGTTGCTTCCTTGCTATCTCACGCCACTCAGGATACCATCCCTACTGAATTCATTCGACCTGAGAAAGAACAGCCTGCTATCACCACATTCCGGGGGCCGGTCCCGGAAATCCCAACCATCGATCTCAGCGACCCAGATGAAGAAAACATTGTCCGCTCGGTTGCCAAAGCCAGCAAGGAGTGGGGGATATTCCAGGTCGTGAACCATGGCATTCCTACTGATGTCATAAGCAATTTGCAGGCAGCTGGAAGGCATTTCTTCGAGCTCCCGCAGGAAGAAAAGGAAGTATACGCTAAGCCCACAAGCGGAGAAGGCATTAAAGAAGGCTACGGAACCCAGCTGCAGAAAGATCTCGAGGGAAAGAAATCTTGGGGGGATCATCTTTTTCATAGGATTTGGCCAACTTCAAAACTTAACTACCAGTTCTGGCCCAAGAACCCGCCTTCGTACAG AGAGGCGAACGAAATGTATGCAAAATATGTGCGTGAGGTGGCGGACAAGCTGTTTAGGAGCCTGTCGTTAGGGCTAGGGCTTGAAGGTCATGTAATGAAAGATGGAGCTGGTGGGGAGGAGATAGAACATATGATGAAGATTAATTACTACCCACCATGTCCTCGCCCTGATCTAGCACTCGGAGTTGTTGCTCACACCGATTTCTCGGCCATCACCATTCTCGTGCCGAATGATGTCCCTGGACTTCAAGTTCTCAAAGATGAACGTTGGATCGATGCCAAGTATATTCCCAATGCTCTCATTATTCACATCGGTGATCAGATTGAG GTACTAAGCAATGGCATATACAAGAGCGTGTTGCACCGGAGCACCGTGGACAAAGGGAAGACGAGGATGTCTTGGCCAGTATTCTTGGAGCCACCGGGGGAGTTTGTCGTTGGACCTCTGCCCCAACTTGTTAGTGAAGAGAACCCTCCCAAGTACAAGGCCAAGAAGTTTAAAGACTATGCTTATTGTAAACTCAACAAGCTTCCCCAGTGA